One window of the Lactobacillus sp. PV034 genome contains the following:
- the rnpM gene encoding RNase P modulator RnpM — protein sequence MKKRKIPMRKDLLTNTMMPKKELVRIVIDKEKNVSVDPTGKKSGRGAYVSLIPEKIAEAQKDRVLEKSLGAKVPPQFYEDLYAYVDHQKARKDLFGEDYRAK from the coding sequence TTGAAAAAAAGAAAAATCCCAATGCGTAAGGACTTACTAACGAATACAATGATGCCTAAGAAAGAATTAGTCCGCATTGTAATTGATAAAGAAAAAAATGTTTCAGTAGATCCTACCGGTAAGAAATCTGGTAGAGGTGCATATGTATCATTAATACCTGAAAAAATTGCTGAAGCTCAAAAAGACCGGGTACTTGAAAAAAGCCTTGGTGCTAAAGTACCGCCACAGTTTTATGAAGATCTTTATGCGTATGTAGATCACCAAAAGGCTAGAAAAGATTTATTTGGTGAAGATTATCGTGCAAAATAA
- a CDS encoding L7Ae/L30e/S12e/Gadd45 family ribosomal protein, translating into MQNKILNLLGLAQRAGKLIVGYDAIKPALLHHQVKVLILATDLSNNTKDKISSIAKHSKNILIIEQFSSEEIKQALGKERKLLAITDAGFSQAIKKISDK; encoded by the coding sequence GTGCAAAATAAAATTTTAAATTTATTAGGTTTAGCACAAAGAGCGGGAAAGTTAATTGTTGGTTATGATGCAATCAAACCAGCCTTATTACACCATCAAGTAAAAGTATTAATTCTTGCCACTGATCTTAGTAACAATACAAAAGATAAAATCAGTTCGATTGCTAAACATAGCAAAAATATCCTGATAATTGAACAATTTTCAAGTGAGGAAATTAAACAAGCACTTGGAAAAGAAAGAAAGTTGCTTGCAATAACCGATGCCGGCTTTAGTCAGGCAATTAAAAAAATAAGTGATAAATAA
- the infB gene encoding translation initiation factor IF-2, whose amino-acid sequence MAKKRIYEVAKELNIDNKTVVDKAKELGFDVKSHMSSLDDSEANKLVEVFSKKKKSADQSTSSKKTKIKISVGAIRRPRHSDKKKNFSNKKNENKGQNKRKENKNRQNTNHPAARDLLKELHDKQRKDSVELDKQAELSRQQYENKQNNRGKKVQKDETAKTSLPAEGAEAVKARVQASKKVTGPKIVKLSPARNQPKKEKPRARKATPAIPSAPIQDQDQKRNNNRKKDFGKPGRKHHEVPEYERERSDHSDKARRRRNKKNKRNNQSQEVKKQPTQRKERPLPETLVYEEGMNAQDLGKILHREPAEIVKKLFMLGVMTNQNQSLDKDTIEILAAEYGIEAEEKVHEDISDIDTLYTKEVEASKNSKNQVKRPPVVTIMGHVDHGKTTLLDRLRHTNVSAHEAGGITQSIGAYQVKLDDRKITFLDTPGHAAFTNMRARGAEITDIVVLVVAADDGVMPQTIEAIDHAKSAGVPIIVAVNKIDKPGANPDHVMEELMQHGLVPEDWGGDTIFVKISAKTGENVEDLLQMILLQADVLELKADPDQKAIGTVVEARLDKGRGPVADLLVQQGTLKVGDPIVIGDTYGRVRVMTNDKGRRVKEAKPSTPVEITGLNDVPASADKLVVFDDEKTARSVGEQRAKNALEKQRENVQHVTLDNLFDTMKKENMKSVDIVLKADVQGSVEALQQSLEKIDVEGVRVNIIHASVGAINESDVTLAAASNAFIIGFNVRPTATAKAQAESEGVDMRLYNIIYKAMDDVEAAMKGMLEPTYEEKVTGNLTVRETWKVSKVGTIAGAFVDSGYVTRDSGIRVIRDGIVKYDGKVASLKRFKDDVKEVKQGFDCGLTIENFNDIKVDDELEAYEMQEVKPQ is encoded by the coding sequence ATGGCTAAAAAAAGAATTTATGAAGTAGCTAAAGAACTAAACATCGATAACAAAACCGTAGTTGATAAAGCGAAGGAATTGGGATTTGATGTCAAAAGTCACATGTCTTCTTTGGATGATAGCGAAGCAAACAAGCTTGTTGAAGTTTTTTCAAAAAAGAAAAAATCTGCTGATCAATCCACTTCTTCAAAAAAGACAAAAATCAAAATTTCTGTTGGTGCCATCAGACGTCCACGACATTCTGATAAAAAGAAGAATTTTTCAAATAAGAAAAATGAAAATAAGGGTCAAAATAAGCGTAAAGAAAATAAGAACCGCCAAAATACAAATCATCCAGCAGCACGTGATTTATTAAAAGAATTACATGATAAACAAAGAAAAGACTCAGTTGAATTAGATAAACAAGCAGAGCTTTCACGCCAACAATATGAGAATAAACAAAATAATAGAGGGAAGAAAGTTCAAAAAGACGAAACTGCTAAAACTAGTCTTCCAGCCGAAGGTGCAGAAGCAGTAAAAGCAAGAGTTCAAGCTTCTAAAAAGGTTACTGGTCCAAAAATTGTAAAGCTTTCACCAGCTCGTAACCAGCCAAAGAAAGAAAAGCCTAGAGCAAGAAAAGCTACACCTGCTATTCCTAGCGCTCCAATTCAAGACCAAGATCAAAAGAGAAATAATAACCGCAAAAAAGATTTTGGAAAACCAGGACGTAAACATCATGAAGTTCCAGAATATGAACGTGAACGTAGTGATCACTCTGATAAGGCAAGACGCCGTCGCAATAAGAAGAATAAACGCAATAACCAAAGTCAAGAAGTGAAAAAGCAACCTACTCAAAGAAAAGAACGTCCATTACCAGAAACTTTAGTATATGAAGAAGGAATGAACGCTCAAGATTTAGGTAAGATTCTTCACCGTGAACCAGCTGAAATCGTTAAGAAGTTGTTCATGCTTGGTGTTATGACCAATCAAAACCAATCTCTTGATAAGGATACAATTGAAATTCTTGCAGCTGAATATGGTATTGAAGCTGAAGAGAAAGTTCATGAAGATATTTCTGATATTGATACTCTTTACACAAAAGAAGTTGAAGCTTCTAAGAACTCTAAGAACCAAGTTAAGCGTCCACCTGTAGTTACAATCATGGGGCACGTTGACCATGGTAAAACCACTTTACTTGACCGTTTACGTCATACCAATGTTTCAGCGCATGAAGCGGGTGGTATCACTCAGAGTATTGGTGCTTACCAAGTAAAATTAGATGATCGCAAGATTACATTCTTAGATACTCCTGGACATGCTGCCTTTACAAACATGCGTGCTCGTGGTGCAGAAATTACTGATATTGTTGTTTTGGTAGTTGCTGCAGATGATGGTGTAATGCCACAGACTATTGAAGCAATTGATCATGCTAAAAGTGCAGGTGTGCCAATTATTGTTGCTGTTAACAAGATTGATAAGCCAGGTGCCAATCCTGATCACGTCATGGAAGAATTAATGCAACATGGTTTAGTACCTGAAGACTGGGGTGGAGATACTATTTTTGTTAAAATCTCCGCTAAAACTGGTGAAAATGTTGAAGATTTACTTCAAATGATTCTATTACAAGCTGATGTTTTGGAATTAAAGGCTGATCCAGATCAAAAAGCAATTGGTACTGTAGTTGAAGCACGTCTTGATAAAGGACGTGGCCCGGTAGCTGACTTATTAGTTCAACAAGGTACCTTGAAAGTAGGAGATCCAATTGTTATTGGTGATACTTATGGTCGTGTTCGTGTCATGACTAATGATAAAGGTCGTCGTGTTAAGGAAGCGAAACCTTCTACTCCAGTTGAAATTACTGGTTTAAACGATGTACCAGCTTCAGCTGATAAATTAGTTGTCTTTGATGATGAAAAGACAGCTAGAAGTGTTGGTGAACAACGTGCCAAGAATGCCCTTGAAAAACAACGTGAAAATGTTCAACATGTTACTTTGGATAACTTGTTTGATACTATGAAGAAAGAAAACATGAAGTCAGTCGACATTGTACTTAAGGCTGATGTGCAAGGTTCTGTTGAAGCATTGCAACAATCACTTGAAAAGATTGATGTTGAAGGTGTTCGTGTAAATATTATTCACGCTTCTGTAGGGGCTATTAATGAATCAGACGTAACTTTAGCTGCTGCTTCAAACGCATTTATCATTGGATTTAATGTACGCCCAACTGCTACTGCTAAGGCACAAGCTGAAAGTGAAGGTGTAGATATGCGTCTTTACAACATCATTTATAAGGCGATGGATGATGTTGAAGCAGCTATGAAGGGTATGCTTGAACCAACTTATGAAGAAAAAGTTACTGGTAACTTAACTGTTCGTGAAACTTGGAAAGTTTCTAAAGTTGGTACAATTGCTGGTGCCTTCGTAGATAGCGGTTATGTAACACGTGATTCTGGTATTCGTGTCATTAGAGATGGTATAGTTAAATATGATGGTAAAGTTGCTTCTCTTAAACGTTTCAAAGATGACGTTAAAGAAGTTAAGCAAGGTTTTGATTGTGGTTTAACTATTGAAAACTTCAATGATATCAAGGTCGATGACGAACTTGAAGCATATGAAATGCAAGAGGTTAAGCCTCAATAA
- a CDS encoding ribosome-binding factor A — protein sequence MKHRIGRVEGEILRELTKILRKDIRDPRLSDVTITAVECTNDLSYATIYYSLLTEDPEKEKDVAEALDKAKGTMRHLLGQTLTVYKVPELIFKRDTSVAYGSKIDDLIRQVKKADQERENK from the coding sequence ATGAAACATAGAATTGGTCGTGTTGAAGGAGAAATTTTACGCGAATTAACAAAAATCTTAAGAAAAGATATTCGCGATCCACGCTTGAGTGATGTAACTATTACGGCAGTTGAATGTACTAATGATCTTTCATATGCAACTATTTATTACAGTTTGTTAACTGAAGATCCAGAAAAGGAAAAAGATGTTGCTGAAGCTTTAGATAAAGCTAAAGGTACAATGAGACACCTGTTAGGACAAACTTTAACTGTTTATAAAGTTCCAGAATTAATTTTTAAGCGTGACACTTCCGTAGCCTATGGTAGTAAAATCGACGACTTGATTCGCCAAGTAAAAAAGGCTGATCAAGAACGAGAAAATAAATAA
- the truB gene encoding tRNA pseudouridine(55) synthase TruB has translation MLNGIVVLNKDRGMTSSDCVYKLRKLLHIRKIGHAGTLDPEVNGVLPIAIGQATKLIELMHQKPKAYIGTGRFGLATDSYDLDGHVLATKAVEQPFTREEISSGMDRLTGELEQVPPIYSAVRVNGMRLYEYARKNIPVERPKRKVEVFNYQLTNELRYDKEHKTQEFDFAIKCSKGTYVRSLVNDLGTQLEMPAVMTSLTRIASSGFNINHAVSLADIEENLDQPEKWLQPIDEFFSDYQTIDLSQDQFNRVKNGAAIKLNITTEKVALRFNNKIKAIYKKVGQDYRPDLMLLNNE, from the coding sequence ATGTTAAATGGTATTGTTGTACTTAATAAGGATCGAGGAATGACCAGTAGTGACTGTGTCTATAAGCTAAGAAAATTGCTTCATATTAGAAAAATTGGTCACGCAGGTACGTTGGATCCAGAAGTAAATGGAGTCTTACCGATTGCAATTGGACAGGCAACTAAATTAATTGAATTAATGCACCAAAAACCTAAAGCCTATATAGGAACAGGAAGGTTTGGTCTAGCAACTGATAGTTATGATTTAGATGGTCATGTACTTGCAACTAAAGCAGTTGAACAGCCCTTTACACGTGAAGAAATTAGTAGTGGGATGGACAGATTAACTGGTGAATTAGAGCAAGTTCCACCAATTTATTCAGCAGTGAGAGTAAATGGAATGCGTTTATATGAATATGCAAGAAAAAATATTCCTGTTGAGCGTCCAAAAAGAAAAGTTGAAGTGTTTAATTATCAGTTAACCAATGAATTAAGGTATGATAAAGAACATAAAACACAAGAATTTGATTTTGCGATTAAATGTTCTAAGGGTACTTACGTCCGATCATTAGTGAATGATCTAGGAACGCAGTTAGAAATGCCAGCTGTCATGACTAGTTTGACTAGAATCGCAAGTTCAGGTTTTAATATTAATCATGCTGTTAGTTTAGCTGATATTGAAGAAAATCTTGATCAGCCAGAAAAATGGTTACAACCAATTGATGAATTCTTCAGCGATTATCAAACGATAGATTTATCTCAAGATCAATTTAATCGCGTAAAAAATGGTGCCGCAATTAAATTAAATATTACGACTGAAAAAGTAGCATTAAGGTTTAATAATAAGATAAAAGCAATTTATAAAAAAGTAGGACAAGATTATCGTCCTGATTTAATGCTTTTAAACAACGAATAA
- the ribF gene encoding riboflavin biosynthesis protein RibF, protein MKVVSIKYPIKEKPVKDKIVLALGFFDGLHRGHQALIKHAKEIATKKGLPLGVMTFNRHPKEIYQNDKTFVYLNTLKEKEEKLAKMNVDYLLVVDFDKNFSKLKPQEFIDKVLLKLNIDTAVVGFDYTYGPKDVANIENLPKFVKGRFDIVVEPKHMDGGEKVGSTVIRNAIETGKIELANKLLGEPYTTSGIIVRGYRRGHQIGFPTANLQVEGDKVIPAEGVYATRTLIDGQWYDSMTSVGYNDTFENKELTIETHLFGFDEEAYGKAMTIAWYKFIRGNIKFAGIPELRAQLEKDQANIQAYFHNLEKNK, encoded by the coding sequence GTGAAAGTAGTTTCAATAAAGTATCCAATTAAGGAAAAGCCAGTTAAAGATAAGATTGTTTTAGCTTTAGGTTTTTTTGATGGACTTCATCGTGGTCATCAAGCCTTAATCAAACATGCTAAAGAAATTGCAACAAAAAAAGGGTTACCTTTGGGGGTCATGACTTTTAATCGTCACCCAAAAGAAATTTATCAAAATGATAAAACTTTTGTTTATCTTAATACTCTAAAGGAAAAAGAAGAAAAGTTAGCAAAAATGAATGTTGATTATTTACTGGTAGTGGACTTTGATAAAAACTTCAGTAAATTGAAGCCACAGGAATTTATCGACAAGGTTTTGCTTAAATTAAATATTGATACTGCAGTTGTCGGTTTTGATTATACATACGGACCTAAAGATGTCGCTAATATTGAAAACTTACCTAAGTTTGTTAAAGGAAGGTTTGATATTGTGGTTGAACCAAAACATATGGATGGTGGAGAAAAAGTAGGATCAACAGTTATTCGAAATGCAATTGAAACTGGAAAAATTGAACTAGCTAATAAGCTTTTAGGTGAGCCTTACACCACTTCTGGAATAATCGTTAGAGGCTATCGACGTGGTCATCAAATTGGTTTTCCCACTGCCAACTTGCAAGTTGAAGGTGACAAGGTTATTCCAGCTGAAGGAGTTTATGCGACACGTACCTTAATTGATGGACAGTGGTATGATTCTATGACCAGTGTAGGTTATAATGATACTTTCGAAAATAAAGAATTAACTATTGAAACCCATTTGTTTGGTTTTGATGAAGAGGCTTATGGTAAGGCAATGACAATTGCTTGGTACAAGTTTATTCGGGGTAATATTAAATTTGCGGGTATTCCTGAACTGAGAGCACAGCTGGAAAAAGATCAAGCTAATATTCAGGCTTACTTTCACAATCTAGAGAAAAATAAATAA